In Polaromonas sp. JS666, one genomic interval encodes:
- a CDS encoding peptidylprolyl isomerase, producing the protein MTTQTLSSPAAAQGCGSGSCQCASTAAQPAVPEALVNGIALHAPGQCPDTATLRELAYAELLRQQAVRQGLLPRHTGPDALSAPELTEAERTVIETMVDREVTTPQPTEEEGRRYYEAHKPQFVVGQALHVRHILFAVTPGVNVQALTVHAERALLELSHKGVRPERFAQLAAELSNCPSSAQGGDLGWIGPDDCAPELATELFHLQHAQTGTGVHPRLFHTRFGFHIIDVLERRSGRQPAYEEVRERIAALLTMQSRARALHQYMCLLVGEAEVEGITLEGADSPLVQ; encoded by the coding sequence TGACTACACAAACGCTTTCTTCACCCGCCGCCGCCCAGGGCTGTGGCAGCGGTTCCTGCCAGTGTGCTTCTACCGCAGCCCAGCCCGCAGTGCCGGAGGCTTTGGTCAATGGCATCGCCCTGCATGCACCCGGGCAGTGTCCGGACACGGCCACGCTGCGCGAGCTGGCTTACGCCGAACTGCTGCGCCAGCAGGCGGTTCGGCAAGGTCTGTTGCCGCGTCATACCGGGCCAGACGCGCTCAGCGCACCGGAGCTGACCGAAGCCGAGCGCACCGTGATCGAAACCATGGTGGACCGCGAAGTGACCACCCCTCAGCCCACTGAAGAAGAGGGCCGGCGTTATTACGAAGCCCACAAGCCGCAGTTTGTCGTGGGCCAGGCGCTGCACGTGCGGCACATCCTGTTTGCCGTCACCCCCGGCGTGAATGTCCAGGCGCTCACGGTGCATGCCGAGCGCGCCTTGCTGGAGCTCTCGCATAAGGGCGTGCGCCCGGAGCGCTTTGCGCAACTGGCCGCCGAACTGTCCAACTGTCCCAGCAGCGCGCAGGGCGGCGACCTGGGCTGGATCGGTCCGGACGACTGTGCGCCCGAGCTGGCGACGGAACTGTTTCACCTCCAGCATGCGCAGACCGGCACGGGTGTGCATCCACGCCTGTTTCACACCCGCTTCGGCTTTCACATCATCGACGTGCTGGAGCGCCGCAGCGGCAGGCAGCCCGCCTATGAGGAGGTGCGCGAGCGCATTGCGGCGCTGCTGACCATGCAGTCGCGCGCCAGGGCGCTGCACCAGTACATGTGCCTGCTGGTGGGTGAGGCCGAGGTCGAAGGCATCACGCTGGAAGGGGCTGATTCGCCTCTGGTGCAATGA
- a CDS encoding carbonic anhydrase: MNENADPADELLLRLRRFHSDYFPLHQQRFQDLVAQGQHPKTLFIGCSDSRLVPYLLTGAGPGELFIVRNVGAFIPPYDGYVTDPHEPGGGCPPGGRARLEAARQWVGLHGTTAAIEFAVLNLHVERIIVCGHSHCGAIRAAYDGVSAEAVALQAWLKLAREALLPVQSSPEALRRTEQRAVVLQLERLMGYPMVRREVENGRLTLHGWHYVIEDGEVHTFDVRQGNFVPASVASNSGTGPYQPYVERDGQIFSS, translated from the coding sequence ATGAATGAAAACGCGGACCCCGCGGACGAACTGCTGTTGCGTCTGCGGCGTTTCCACTCCGACTATTTTCCGCTGCACCAGCAGCGCTTCCAGGACCTGGTGGCCCAGGGACAGCATCCCAAGACGCTGTTCATCGGCTGCTCGGACTCGCGTCTGGTGCCTTACCTGCTGACCGGTGCCGGCCCCGGGGAGCTGTTCATTGTGCGCAACGTGGGGGCCTTCATTCCCCCTTATGACGGCTACGTCACCGACCCGCATGAGCCCGGTGGCGGCTGCCCGCCGGGAGGGCGTGCGCGTCTGGAGGCCGCCCGGCAGTGGGTGGGCCTGCATGGCACCACGGCGGCGATTGAGTTCGCGGTGCTGAATCTGCATGTGGAGCGCATCATCGTCTGTGGGCACAGCCATTGCGGCGCCATCCGCGCTGCCTACGACGGGGTTTCGGCGGAGGCGGTGGCGCTACAGGCCTGGCTCAAGCTGGCCCGTGAAGCCCTGCTGCCCGTGCAGTCCAGCCCCGAGGCCTTGCGCCGCACCGAGCAGCGCGCGGTGGTGCTGCAGCTGGAGCGCCTGATGGGCTATCCCATGGTCAGGCGCGAGGTGGAAAACGGCAGGCTCACGCTGCATGGCTGGCATTACGTGATTGAAGATGGTGAAGTCCATACCTTTGATGTACGACAAGGAAATTTTGTGCCGGCTTCTGTAGCCTCGAATAGCGGCACTGGCCCGTACCAACCTTATGTGGAGCGCGATGGACAAATCTTTTCCAGCTGA